The proteins below are encoded in one region of Candidatus Amarolinea dominans:
- a CDS encoding nucleotidyltransferase family protein has product MSRPIFHLLAALRTDATPQAFDDPNLAWNDIVVQAIIVGLAPMLHERLSTWQINLPPLALAKLQLTRQATAQRNLDIQRQVAEILAATAARAIPTIVLKGAYLSAAVYPAPDLRGMSDIDLLFQPADLPQAAAALASLGYLGKHKAADEGPGITKHTSTYKRPTAAADTPNPYLSTSGDRHVDPHGSLEECWFGLCTDITPGIWPRAMAHTVNGQPAQALSANDLYLHLAVHLIYHLLMGKPSLVQLVDLLVVSQRLAAQLDWDWLLQRAQQTHAAPFLAAANHLAQTVLAAPVPADIQTRLLAGLPAHLRRTIGSLDADSVMQLSQRPPLTTMRQRVARGISERRATARWATSSAGRWAVWRSALAVTRTDTARLLARRLGLIR; this is encoded by the coding sequence GCGGCGCTGCGCACCGATGCCACGCCCCAAGCCTTCGACGACCCCAACCTGGCCTGGAATGACATCGTGGTGCAGGCCATCATCGTGGGCCTGGCGCCCATGCTGCACGAGCGCCTGTCTACCTGGCAGATCAACCTCCCGCCGTTGGCGCTCGCCAAGCTGCAACTGACACGCCAGGCCACCGCCCAGCGCAACCTCGACATTCAGCGCCAGGTGGCCGAAATCCTGGCGGCCACGGCTGCACGCGCCATCCCCACCATCGTGCTCAAAGGCGCCTACCTGAGCGCGGCCGTTTATCCGGCCCCCGACCTGCGCGGGATGAGCGACATTGATCTGCTCTTCCAACCCGCTGACCTCCCACAGGCCGCCGCGGCCCTCGCCAGCCTGGGCTATCTGGGCAAGCACAAGGCGGCCGACGAAGGCCCTGGCATCACCAAACACACCAGTACCTACAAACGGCCGACGGCCGCCGCCGACACGCCAAACCCATACCTGAGCACGAGCGGCGACCGCCACGTAGACCCTCACGGTTCGCTTGAGGAATGTTGGTTTGGCCTCTGTACCGACATCACGCCGGGCATCTGGCCGCGCGCGATGGCGCACACGGTGAACGGCCAGCCGGCGCAGGCGTTGAGTGCAAACGACCTTTACCTGCACCTGGCCGTACACCTCATCTATCACCTGCTCATGGGCAAACCGTCACTGGTGCAATTGGTTGATCTGCTGGTGGTCAGTCAGCGTTTGGCCGCGCAATTGGACTGGGATTGGCTGCTGCAACGCGCGCAGCAGACCCATGCCGCGCCTTTTCTGGCCGCGGCCAATCACCTGGCGCAGACGGTTCTGGCCGCGCCGGTGCCGGCCGACATCCAAACGCGTCTACTGGCCGGTCTGCCCGCCCATCTTCGCCGGACCATCGGCAGCCTCGATGCGGACAGCGTCATGCAACTCTCGCAACGCCCACCCCTGACCACCATGCGCCAGCGTGTGGCGCGCGGGATAAGCGAACGCCGCGCCACCGCCCGCTGGGCCACATCATCGGCCGGCCGCTGGGCCGTCTGGCGCAGCGCGCTGGCGGTCACGCGCACGGACACGGCGCGCCTGCTCGCCAGGCGCCTGGGCCTGATTCGTTAA